A region of Paenibacillus sp. 37 DNA encodes the following proteins:
- a CDS encoding class I SAM-dependent methyltransferase, translating into MTTGKNVTDTDLLFDLSVWEEAWKNRPRISKYEKKSTTFNTEEAFERWARDYHAQSFTEEGKQRSERIMGWIENQGVEFAGLSILDIGAASGIFTIPFAEKGANVTAVEPSELLVSFMKETIPPALESKIEIVNERYEEISIQDKGWEKKYDFAFASMCPAMSDWETIEQAINCARKYVYISTMAGQKEHTLMDELKDVLGVTSSYKAGDMGYIQQLLYLKGYSYTMIITREVNSFEVPVEEIIEKLPEWLSTYELPSNEDSLRLAENYISDTYKDSTVTFSRGARFGKILIQLEQPNMKTVRTKDKR; encoded by the coding sequence GTGACTACTGGAAAAAATGTAACGGATACCGATCTGTTATTTGATCTTTCTGTATGGGAAGAGGCATGGAAGAACCGCCCGAGAATTTCAAAATATGAGAAGAAAAGCACTACCTTTAATACAGAAGAAGCATTTGAGCGGTGGGCCAGGGATTATCATGCACAGTCGTTTACCGAAGAAGGAAAGCAGCGTTCTGAACGTATTATGGGCTGGATTGAAAACCAGGGTGTGGAATTCGCAGGGTTATCCATTTTGGACATTGGAGCGGCCTCAGGCATATTTACCATTCCTTTTGCGGAAAAGGGGGCAAATGTGACAGCAGTTGAGCCTTCTGAGTTGCTTGTCTCCTTTATGAAAGAGACGATACCTCCAGCACTTGAATCCAAAATCGAAATCGTAAACGAACGATATGAGGAAATCTCTATTCAGGATAAAGGCTGGGAGAAGAAATATGACTTTGCATTTGCATCCATGTGTCCGGCGATGTCGGATTGGGAAACGATTGAGCAGGCGATCAATTGCGCCCGGAAGTATGTGTATATAAGTACTATGGCGGGACAGAAGGAACACACACTAATGGATGAACTTAAGGATGTACTGGGGGTAACTTCTTCATACAAGGCCGGTGATATGGGGTATATCCAACAGTTGCTGTATTTGAAGGGGTATTCTTATACGATGATCATTACGAGAGAAGTTAACTCATTTGAAGTACCGGTGGAAGAGATTATCGAAAAGCTGCCAGAATGGCTTAGTACGTATGAGTTACCATCGAATGAAGATTCCCTCAGATTGGCTGAGAATTACATTAGCGATACGTACAAGGATAGTACGGTGACCTTCTCACGTGGAGCAAGGTTTGGTAAAATTCTAATTCAACTTGAACAGCCAAATATGAAAACAGTTCGTACTAAGGATAAGCGATAA
- the perR gene encoding peroxide-responsive transcriptional repressor PerR, protein MATRVQHALEHLKTTGVRITPQRHAILNYLMESMGHPTADEIYRALEPQFPSMSVATVYNNLKMFLEAGMVRELTYGDNSSRFDANVTDHYHVICDQCGKIEDFSYPSLKSVELQAESSTGFEVHGHRLEVYGVCKSCRD, encoded by the coding sequence ATGGCAACACGTGTCCAACATGCGTTGGAGCATCTGAAAACGACCGGTGTCCGTATTACACCCCAGCGTCATGCCATATTGAACTATCTGATGGAATCCATGGGGCATCCGACAGCCGATGAAATTTACCGAGCCCTTGAACCCCAATTTCCCAGTATGAGCGTGGCAACGGTATATAATAATTTGAAGATGTTTCTGGAAGCTGGCATGGTCCGGGAATTGACATACGGAGATAATTCAAGTCGCTTCGATGCCAATGTGACGGATCATTATCATGTTATCTGTGATCAATGCGGCAAGATTGAAGACTTCAGCTATCCTTCACTCAAAAGTGTAGAGCTTCAGGCGGAGTCTAGTACAGGATTCGAAGTACACGGTCACCGATTGGAAGTATATGGCGTTTGCAAAAGTTGCAGGGATTAA
- a CDS encoding nucleotidyltransferase-like protein — protein MELKNLAFLSEQSEETGAVGAIAYSHPGERFHGSLIQDFELLVLVVHNDDQLKSAVGHYRYGDLRYQMIYASRHELKSSVVTGNHNNLTQCLIEGEIIWEADSALSDLREELSTFGAELREQKLLHEFTSFLRMYVEAKRHIQEGHVVDAYYNVLEALGNWARIVLIEQGIYPDHAVWTHVQNLDRALWKLYQELTVSSETLEQRVELVLLACEFSVMSKMSECSELLLRVLRSRKEPWSMNELVHHPQLRFVREDLPLVIRKLVFRSIVKESAGWPSIGGEGREIRYWIEA, from the coding sequence GTGGAATTAAAGAACCTTGCTTTTTTGTCCGAACAGTCGGAAGAGACAGGGGCAGTTGGGGCTATCGCTTATTCCCACCCGGGAGAGCGATTCCACGGCTCCCTAATTCAAGATTTCGAATTATTAGTACTTGTTGTTCATAATGATGATCAATTGAAGTCGGCAGTGGGACATTACAGATATGGTGATCTTCGTTATCAGATGATCTATGCAAGCCGTCATGAATTAAAGAGTAGTGTAGTTACCGGAAATCATAATAATCTCACCCAGTGTCTAATTGAAGGTGAGATTATCTGGGAAGCGGACAGCGCATTAAGTGATTTGCGAGAAGAACTGTCTACCTTTGGGGCAGAATTGCGTGAGCAGAAGCTGCTTCATGAATTCACCAGTTTTTTGAGAATGTATGTGGAGGCCAAACGTCATATTCAGGAAGGCCATGTTGTAGACGCCTACTACAATGTATTAGAGGCTCTGGGGAACTGGGCAAGAATTGTATTGATTGAACAGGGGATATACCCGGATCATGCCGTCTGGACACATGTGCAGAATCTGGATCGCGCTTTATGGAAACTATATCAAGAGCTTACCGTAAGCTCGGAGACGCTGGAGCAGCGAGTAGAGCTTGTCCTGCTTGCCTGTGAGTTTTCCGTAATGTCCAAAATGAGTGAATGCTCAGAACTGCTGCTGCGTGTGTTAAGAAGTCGCAAGGAGCCGTGGAGCATGAATGAACTTGTTCATCATCCGCAGTTAAGATTTGTTCGAGAAGATCTGCCATTGGTTATACGTAAGCTGGTCTTTCGTTCTATTGTAAAAGAATCGGCAGGATGGCCATCGATCGGAGGAGAGGGCCGGGAGATTCGGTATTGGATAGAGGCATAA
- a CDS encoding glycosyl hydrolase family 18 protein, producing the protein MGRKSRYTRQKRRSFWPGFLGACLIAGGAYWLITNVWLNQTHEDPDWVGRSQPIFVDGQLMDGDALGTGDQLKLPVDVLQEAIDAGIRYESESGDIIIASPQRVLHMKDGSTQAELNHKDYPMTVKPEVKDGEAYIPLKPLKEVYGITVQEDSVTGAVLLMRGGDMIQYAEIDTLSSKADKTVPLYKRGGESSPIIADMEKDARVRVWQTGDKQSFVQLDNGYAGYVDNDYIVLTEKKKVDLPKYTLTAAEKKWQNKPVNLVWEAVYNRQPDVGSIGKMPGVNVVSPTWFHITDGQGTVKSKGNQAYVNWAHRSGMEVWGLMDNNFDPDVTKEAVATYETRTHIIEQMLEYAQTYQLDGINIDFENVYTDDGPNITQFVREIKAMARIHGLMLSIDVTPKSNSEMWSAFLDRRALGSFADYVMVMAYDEHWAASPKAGSVASLPWTEASMRRILEEDEVPSNKLIMAVPLYTRIWTEETNDQGEVKVSSKAVGMNAIVELIQEKKLKPELDQASGQNYVEYKEDGATKKIWIEDAVSLQARVDLIASLKLGGVAAWNRSFANASAWEVLKQAGYQK; encoded by the coding sequence TTGGGTAGAAAAAGCAGATATACACGTCAGAAGCGACGTTCATTTTGGCCCGGTTTTCTCGGGGCTTGTCTGATCGCCGGAGGGGCTTACTGGCTTATAACGAATGTATGGTTGAACCAGACCCATGAAGACCCCGACTGGGTAGGAAGAAGCCAGCCTATTTTTGTAGATGGGCAACTGATGGATGGAGACGCTCTGGGTACAGGAGATCAACTCAAGTTGCCTGTAGATGTTTTGCAAGAAGCGATTGATGCAGGCATACGTTATGAATCAGAATCGGGAGATATCATTATTGCCTCTCCTCAGCGAGTCCTTCATATGAAAGATGGAAGCACACAAGCAGAACTTAATCACAAAGATTATCCTATGACAGTTAAACCTGAGGTTAAGGACGGAGAAGCCTATATTCCGCTCAAACCTTTGAAAGAAGTATATGGCATAACCGTACAGGAAGATTCAGTAACAGGTGCTGTGCTGCTGATGCGTGGTGGAGACATGATACAGTATGCAGAGATTGATACATTATCATCCAAAGCGGACAAGACCGTGCCGTTATATAAACGTGGGGGAGAATCCTCACCAATCATTGCCGATATGGAAAAGGATGCACGGGTACGTGTATGGCAGACGGGTGATAAACAGAGTTTTGTTCAACTTGATAATGGATATGCCGGATATGTAGATAATGATTATATTGTCCTCACCGAGAAAAAGAAGGTGGACTTGCCTAAGTATACGCTGACTGCAGCAGAGAAGAAGTGGCAGAATAAACCGGTAAATCTGGTTTGGGAAGCCGTGTACAATCGTCAGCCTGATGTGGGTTCTATCGGTAAAATGCCTGGTGTGAATGTGGTCAGCCCCACATGGTTTCATATTACGGATGGACAGGGCACGGTGAAAAGCAAGGGAAACCAAGCTTATGTGAACTGGGCTCACCGTTCGGGTATGGAAGTATGGGGACTCATGGATAACAACTTTGACCCGGACGTTACAAAAGAAGCTGTAGCTACTTACGAGACACGCACTCATATTATTGAGCAGATGTTAGAGTATGCGCAGACGTATCAACTGGATGGTATTAACATCGACTTTGAGAACGTGTATACAGATGACGGGCCTAACATTACGCAATTTGTGCGCGAGATCAAGGCGATGGCACGTATACATGGATTGATGTTATCAATCGATGTAACACCGAAATCAAACAGTGAGATGTGGTCTGCCTTTCTGGATCGCCGTGCATTAGGTTCTTTTGCAGACTATGTTATGGTGATGGCTTATGATGAACATTGGGCGGCCAGTCCCAAGGCAGGTTCGGTAGCATCTCTGCCTTGGACCGAGGCTTCCATGAGACGCATACTTGAGGAGGATGAAGTCCCTTCTAACAAGTTGATCATGGCGGTTCCGCTCTATACCCGGATCTGGACGGAAGAGACGAATGATCAGGGTGAGGTTAAAGTGTCTTCCAAAGCGGTGGGCATGAATGCCATTGTGGAGCTGATCCAAGAGAAGAAACTCAAACCTGAACTGGATCAGGCAAGTGGACAGAACTATGTGGAATATAAGGAAGACGGAGCTACCAAGAAAATATGGATCGAAGATGCCGTGTCCCTTCAGGCGCGGGTGGATTTGATTGCTTCGTTGAAACTGGGCGGAGTAGCAGCATGGAATCGGAGTTTTGCTAATGCTTCTGCATGGGAGGTATTAAAGCAGGCCGGTTACCAGAAATAA
- a CDS encoding helix-turn-helix domain-containing protein: MIIFGILLSTLPILLTGIAAFIYSSNQTELHRTQANRQLLEQMQSNVEHKLATVSYMLDQAVRSPVTLRSLSASSSLEGKGPLLADKLQSEFQNMRSWEPLLDITLVNQSQNWLIDHAGLYRNTDFPLALPMRELISDTLTSGWQLSPSSVFSNDERSPGTGCIYHIALARSIPNLNTSSDAALIAGIPACSLQNTRGEASLGNAASGLIIMNREQRILVHPDPVYIGQPLSAIGLQDRDTEANITKLSPITFSTGFENREVKIDDTHYTLTYSPSTLKGWTYVLISPTNILTQEYIDIGLHTLYISIFLLLLSLLLAWLGSKRMHVPIRKLLTQLGDNHLSKEGNTVAQQSPPFSDEFEQIRAGVSQLSASRSQLENTLNVHLLQIRNHFMMNLFQGKIPVHTLHDTLHEYGYTHQVREWQQIAVITLQADLVNHTKYRASDRDLLLFAIQNILEETVVHNQQLLPIVLEHTVVTVIGTVEQDQFIFSQQLYVLTDQLQQQMDKILALQVSIGFSQPHSSLHHIPQAYTEAMEALRHRMKLGTGIIFQYENIDHYAPTWSMTYPESLEYSLIQAIQSADEVQSSALLQQLLEVIFGMEVTPEEYEVALTRLLTHILQMTQESGIRLGQFSQGRGSMFHELHGLQYAAEVEEWFNHQVILPVIQVFKARQYAQYQHISEKMIAMIHQDYDKDLTLEECAVKLHYNANYLSSVFRKETGCAFSEYLTKYRFNIAKKWLDESELTVKDIAARLRYNNPQNFIRSFRKWEGITPGQYRERKQKAEVSNRN, translated from the coding sequence ATGATCATCTTCGGAATCCTGTTAAGCACCCTGCCCATTTTGTTAACGGGAATTGCCGCATTTATCTATTCATCAAACCAAACAGAGCTGCATCGTACACAGGCCAACAGACAGTTGCTGGAACAAATGCAATCCAACGTAGAGCACAAACTCGCTACAGTCAGTTATATGCTTGATCAGGCCGTTCGCTCTCCAGTAACCCTTCGTTCCCTGTCTGCTTCTTCTTCACTAGAAGGGAAAGGACCTTTGCTTGCCGACAAGCTACAGAGCGAATTTCAGAATATGAGGTCATGGGAGCCTTTGCTGGATATTACCCTGGTGAATCAATCCCAGAATTGGCTTATTGATCATGCCGGATTATATCGTAATACCGATTTTCCGCTGGCTCTTCCCATGAGGGAATTGATATCGGATACGTTAACTTCTGGATGGCAGCTCTCCCCTTCATCGGTGTTCAGCAATGATGAGCGTTCACCCGGTACAGGCTGTATTTATCATATTGCCCTAGCGAGGTCTATTCCGAATCTGAATACGTCTTCTGATGCTGCCCTGATTGCGGGAATTCCTGCTTGCTCTTTGCAAAATACACGAGGAGAAGCCTCCTTAGGAAATGCTGCCTCAGGACTGATCATTATGAATCGGGAACAACGTATCTTGGTCCATCCCGATCCTGTATACATTGGACAACCGCTGTCTGCCATTGGATTACAGGATCGGGATACAGAAGCCAACATAACCAAACTATCACCCATCACATTTTCAACAGGTTTTGAAAACCGAGAAGTGAAGATCGACGATACACATTATACTCTGACGTATAGCCCTTCTACCTTAAAAGGATGGACTTATGTTCTAATCTCACCTACCAATATTCTGACACAAGAATATATCGATATCGGATTACACACCTTGTATATCAGTATCTTCTTACTTTTACTTTCATTATTACTCGCCTGGCTCGGCTCCAAGCGAATGCATGTCCCGATTCGTAAACTTTTAACCCAACTTGGTGACAACCACCTGTCCAAAGAAGGAAACACGGTAGCTCAGCAATCACCACCATTTTCTGATGAGTTCGAACAAATCAGGGCAGGGGTCTCACAATTATCTGCCTCTCGGTCCCAATTAGAGAACACACTTAATGTGCATCTGTTGCAGATTCGCAATCATTTTATGATGAATCTGTTCCAGGGTAAGATCCCTGTTCATACTCTTCATGACACCTTGCATGAATATGGCTACACACATCAGGTTCGGGAATGGCAACAAATTGCTGTTATTACACTACAGGCCGATCTTGTTAATCATACAAAATATAGAGCTAGTGATCGTGATCTCTTATTATTCGCTATTCAAAATATATTGGAGGAAACGGTTGTGCATAACCAACAATTGCTTCCCATTGTGCTGGAACATACGGTAGTCACGGTGATTGGGACCGTTGAACAGGATCAGTTTATTTTTTCACAGCAGCTATATGTATTAACAGATCAGTTACAACAACAGATGGATAAGATTCTAGCTCTTCAAGTCAGTATAGGATTCAGCCAGCCGCACAGCTCTCTACATCACATCCCTCAAGCTTATACAGAAGCCATGGAAGCATTGAGGCATCGGATGAAGCTGGGAACAGGCATTATTTTTCAATATGAGAACATAGATCATTACGCTCCCACTTGGTCCATGACCTACCCGGAATCATTGGAATATTCGTTGATCCAAGCTATTCAAAGCGCGGACGAAGTTCAGTCCTCTGCTCTTCTGCAACAACTGCTTGAAGTGATCTTTGGTATGGAGGTTACACCCGAGGAGTATGAGGTGGCTCTTACGAGGCTACTCACGCATATTTTGCAAATGACTCAGGAATCCGGCATACGACTCGGACAGTTCTCCCAAGGTCGTGGCTCGATGTTTCATGAACTTCATGGTTTGCAGTACGCTGCTGAAGTTGAGGAGTGGTTTAACCATCAAGTCATCTTGCCCGTCATTCAGGTTTTTAAAGCGAGACAATATGCCCAGTATCAGCATATATCTGAGAAAATGATTGCCATGATCCATCAAGATTATGATAAGGATCTGACGCTTGAGGAATGTGCTGTTAAGCTTCACTACAATGCCAACTACTTGAGTAGTGTTTTCCGCAAAGAGACAGGCTGTGCATTTAGTGAATATCTTACCAAGTACCGATTTAATATCGCTAAAAAATGGCTGGACGAAAGTGAGCTAACCGTTAAAGATATCGCAGCACGACTTCGGTACAACAATCCGCAAAATTTTATCCGATCATTCCGTAAATGGGAAGGAATCACCCCCGGCCAGTATCGGGAGCGTAAGCAGAAAGCAGAAGTGTCGAACAGAAATTAG
- a CDS encoding DUF4097 family beta strand repeat-containing protein, whose translation MNRKVRVGRYTAAALIIAVGVLLILDKRWGTDYVYEMVDWWPFLLVVLGVEYIVLFLWTRRRNKVQSDNPSNPDEQIKVRFRPDAKGILTSLILAASVFIVTEQDHYMHLWNRVSLNLGAASMDYSQAAGYMEDKGTIRVPVRMDTSDLVVEGVNGDISVQRGDTDEIEVRTVIWVDQTTEVQAKAVAAASFVEADGTKVIYIKATGKTYGDNEKTQPRMNLTITIPDDRRFNLDIRTSNGAILLNRPEAISTILAETGNGRIRITNAVGDISGKTLNGDVIVANAIGNVDLDSNRGDMKARGISGDVDLATQVGSISIADSVGEFIAETRNGNITLDGANLGIKAQSLNGSINIVSTKVGGDWDVYSAVGAINVLLPDRGDYSLAGSSSYGDLSTDLPFKVQNKTIEGQLGEGEYRVKIEGNSDLTIQSNPAVSTPETVTPDSEDTAENLEQTTEDGPNSQQDSTEVP comes from the coding sequence ATGAACCGTAAAGTCCGGGTTGGCCGCTATACGGCTGCCGCCTTAATCATAGCGGTCGGTGTGCTGTTGATTTTGGATAAACGGTGGGGAACTGACTACGTATATGAGATGGTGGACTGGTGGCCATTTTTGCTCGTTGTTTTAGGTGTTGAATATATTGTGCTGTTCCTGTGGACACGCAGAAGAAACAAGGTGCAATCGGATAACCCGAGCAATCCTGATGAGCAAATCAAAGTACGTTTCAGACCCGATGCCAAAGGGATTCTAACCTCACTGATTTTGGCAGCTTCCGTATTTATCGTCACCGAGCAGGATCACTACATGCACTTATGGAATAGAGTGAGTCTAAATCTCGGAGCGGCATCCATGGACTACAGTCAAGCGGCAGGATATATGGAGGATAAGGGAACGATTCGTGTACCTGTTCGCATGGATACGTCAGACCTGGTGGTTGAAGGTGTCAACGGAGATATCTCGGTACAACGCGGAGATACAGATGAGATTGAAGTACGGACGGTGATCTGGGTAGATCAGACGACGGAAGTACAGGCAAAGGCCGTTGCAGCAGCCTCTTTTGTAGAGGCCGATGGTACAAAAGTAATTTATATCAAAGCTACAGGCAAGACTTATGGAGACAATGAAAAAACGCAGCCACGGATGAATCTTACCATTACGATCCCGGATGATCGTCGTTTTAATCTGGATATTCGAACGTCCAATGGAGCGATATTATTAAACCGTCCGGAAGCCATTAGTACCATACTGGCCGAAACGGGTAACGGACGTATCCGGATTACCAATGCTGTTGGAGATATCTCCGGGAAAACGTTGAACGGGGATGTCATTGTAGCCAATGCCATTGGTAATGTCGATCTGGACAGTAACCGTGGCGACATGAAGGCTCGCGGTATTTCCGGCGATGTAGATCTTGCTACACAAGTGGGAAGTATCAGTATTGCGGACTCCGTTGGTGAATTCATCGCAGAGACACGCAACGGCAATATTACGCTGGATGGAGCCAATCTGGGAATCAAAGCCCAATCGCTTAATGGCAGCATTAACATCGTATCTACCAAAGTCGGAGGGGACTGGGATGTGTACAGTGCGGTGGGAGCCATTAACGTATTACTTCCTGATCGTGGAGACTACAGTCTTGCGGGTTCCAGCAGTTATGGAGATCTAAGTACGGATCTACCTTTCAAAGTACAGAATAAAACCATAGAAGGCCAGCTCGGTGAGGGCGAGTACAGGGTGAAAATTGAAGGCAACAGTGATCTCACCATTCAGAGCAACCCGGCTGTATCTACGCCTGAAACAGTTACACCTGATTCTGAAGATACGGCTGAGAATCTGGAACAGACTACCGAGGACGGACCAAATTCCCAGCAGGATTCTACAGAGGTTCCTTGA
- a CDS encoding DUF2614 family zinc ribbon-containing protein, translating into MIFKSAKINAFRTWGLLLTMLGMGLMILGTAGIVFWGHAGKVFAAVGLVIGLIAMMASLAIYFWAGMLSTSAVQVDCPECGKLTKMLGKTDRCMFCHTILTLDPNKANMTSQQLKAPSTTVPPTDG; encoded by the coding sequence ATGATTTTTAAATCAGCAAAAATTAATGCTTTTCGCACTTGGGGATTACTACTGACCATGCTAGGTATGGGCCTAATGATACTCGGAACAGCCGGGATTGTTTTCTGGGGACATGCAGGCAAGGTATTCGCAGCTGTAGGGCTCGTCATCGGACTGATTGCCATGATGGCCAGTCTAGCCATTTATTTCTGGGCGGGTATGCTCTCCACCAGTGCAGTACAAGTCGACTGTCCGGAATGCGGGAAGTTAACCAAAATGCTTGGCAAAACGGATCGGTGTATGTTCTGTCATACCATCCTCACCCTGGACCCTAATAAGGCCAACATGACCAGTCAGCAACTGAAAGCGCCTTCTACAACAGTTCCCCCCACCGATGGTTAG